A single genomic interval of Syntrophobotulus glycolicus DSM 8271 harbors:
- a CDS encoding radical SAM protein codes for MSGGTELVQGKELSYQEVVEKYPEIPRLIILKIDVQRRGVHYTEKALNNIDESLHQLRSPYIFGARDSKLTPVPESLLLRDGTSIIVDPTPAEQNPYIVDFVEGRFVLVDKEEVLEEVDLWQKPKFYDKKTSSGIAMSHIISARPQRLNIFQSGFCHFWANDKGCRYCDIVSHFKQQRSELGIPSKLTPQDVSEAIKEALKEEGRFTGICLTSGSDTRGEEAFDQEVDFYLEILQAIGENFATKKFPSQLIATAFNEKQLARLYEETGLMSYTSDLEVLNEQLFNWICPGKAEWIGYQEWKNRLIRAVDIFGRGFVSTGIVGGVETAKPYGFTDENEALKSTLEEAEYLASKGVNTVYIVWVPKPGSSFKGQKNPSLDYFVGLAKGLHELRIKYSLPIDYDDYRRCGNHPDTDLSRLL; via the coding sequence ATGAGTGGGGGAACGGAATTGGTTCAAGGAAAGGAATTAAGCTATCAGGAGGTGGTTGAAAAATATCCTGAGATACCCAGGCTGATCATTTTAAAGATTGATGTCCAGCGCCGGGGAGTTCATTATACGGAGAAGGCTTTAAACAATATTGATGAATCGCTGCACCAGCTTAGGAGTCCTTATATTTTCGGCGCACGGGACTCCAAGCTTACTCCGGTACCGGAATCTCTTTTGCTGAGAGACGGGACGTCCATCATCGTAGACCCGACTCCCGCCGAGCAAAATCCTTATATTGTAGATTTTGTGGAGGGTAGATTTGTTTTGGTGGACAAGGAAGAAGTGCTTGAAGAAGTTGATTTATGGCAGAAACCAAAGTTTTATGACAAAAAGACCAGCTCGGGGATTGCCATGAGCCATATTATCAGTGCCAGACCCCAGCGCCTGAACATCTTCCAGTCAGGATTCTGCCATTTTTGGGCCAATGATAAAGGGTGCCGCTATTGCGATATCGTCAGCCATTTCAAACAGCAAAGGAGCGAACTGGGGATTCCGTCCAAACTGACGCCGCAGGATGTATCCGAAGCAATCAAGGAGGCGTTAAAAGAAGAAGGACGGTTTACAGGAATCTGTCTGACATCGGGGTCCGACACCAGAGGGGAGGAGGCTTTCGATCAAGAGGTGGATTTCTATCTGGAAATCCTGCAGGCGATCGGAGAAAACTTTGCGACCAAGAAGTTTCCCAGTCAGCTGATCGCCACCGCTTTCAATGAAAAACAGCTGGCCAGGCTGTATGAAGAGACGGGGCTGATGAGTTATACCTCCGATCTGGAAGTATTAAATGAACAGTTATTCAACTGGATCTGCCCGGGCAAGGCCGAATGGATCGGCTACCAGGAATGGAAAAACCGTTTGATCAGAGCGGTTGACATTTTTGGCCGCGGTTTTGTCAGCACTGGGATTGTCGGAGGGGTGGAAACGGCAAAACCCTATGGATTTACAGATGAAAACGAAGCTTTGAAATCCACGCTGGAGGAAGCGGAATACCTGGCCAGTAAAGGCGTAAATACAGTATATATCGTATGGGTTCCCAAACCCGGCTCTTCTTTTAAAGGTCAGAAGAATCCTTCTTTGGATTATTTTGTCGGCCTGGCCAAAGGACTGCATGAATTGAGGATAAAATACAGCCTGCCGATTGATTATGATGATTACCGGCGCTGCGGCAACCATCCCGATACCGATCTGTCAAGGTTATTGTGA
- a CDS encoding B12-binding domain-containing radical SAM protein has protein sequence MRVLLINPAFFDQSEFKNRYSDYLNWVKGGNLYIAPFEPPLGLAYLTSYLKKQGKQVELIDMQGLMMDSNELVKRMEQGNPGLIGITAMTTTFPVALRVAKLAKQVCPEAKILLGGVHPTLDPQGVLEQECVDFVIRGEGELALNGLVEALQGRGSFEEIDGLCYREGQQTVIKDKTMIEDGNMIPMPDYDAFPVEQYIRHNQLLRGIRGISMLISRGCPFPCTFCAVHQTMGKKWRIKAPELLVEEIIATRDRYQLEGIWFKDSIFNMNPVWTREFCKLLIEKKAGISWQANTRIDLIKEDELKLMREAGLTQIDFGIESGSRRSLARLKKNITIEQIKENINLARQYVKVFGFFMIGIPGEEESDVLETFELAKDLELDRSTWSIYSPLPGSTLYDELIAEGKIEPYKLDFEQIHFTKAYEGISNIQPERLQELYKEINDYFYQKNQTTEID, from the coding sequence ATGCGGGTTCTATTGATTAATCCTGCTTTCTTCGATCAGTCGGAGTTTAAAAACAGGTACAGTGATTATCTGAATTGGGTGAAGGGCGGAAATTTGTATATTGCCCCCTTTGAACCGCCGCTGGGGTTGGCCTATCTTACCTCATACCTGAAGAAGCAGGGAAAACAGGTTGAACTGATTGATATGCAAGGCTTGATGATGGACAGCAATGAGCTGGTGAAGAGGATGGAACAAGGGAACCCCGGCCTCATCGGGATTACCGCCATGACCACAACCTTTCCGGTGGCTTTGAGGGTGGCGAAATTAGCCAAACAGGTGTGTCCCGAAGCGAAAATCCTTTTGGGAGGCGTTCATCCAACCCTTGACCCGCAAGGGGTACTGGAGCAGGAGTGTGTGGATTTTGTAATCCGCGGGGAAGGCGAACTGGCCTTAAACGGTCTGGTCGAGGCCCTGCAAGGGCGGGGATCCTTTGAAGAAATCGACGGATTATGTTACCGTGAGGGGCAGCAGACCGTGATCAAGGATAAAACAATGATTGAGGATGGCAACATGATCCCGATGCCGGATTATGACGCCTTTCCGGTCGAACAATATATCAGGCACAACCAGCTCCTGAGGGGAATCCGCGGGATTTCCATGTTGATTTCACGGGGCTGCCCTTTTCCTTGTACCTTTTGCGCGGTTCACCAGACCATGGGCAAAAAGTGGAGAATCAAGGCTCCGGAACTGTTGGTTGAGGAAATCATCGCAACCAGAGACAGATATCAACTGGAGGGGATCTGGTTTAAAGACAGTATTTTTAATATGAACCCGGTTTGGACCAGGGAATTCTGCAAGCTGCTGATCGAAAAGAAAGCGGGGATTTCCTGGCAGGCCAATACCCGGATCGATTTAATCAAGGAAGATGAGCTGAAGCTGATGCGGGAGGCCGGTTTAACGCAAATAGATTTTGGGATCGAAAGCGGTTCCCGACGCAGTCTGGCAAGACTGAAGAAAAATATAACCATAGAGCAGATCAAGGAGAACATTAATCTTGCCCGCCAATATGTCAAGGTCTTCGGCTTCTTTATGATCGGAATACCCGGTGAGGAAGAAAGCGATGTCCTGGAAACCTTCGAACTGGCCAAGGACCTGGAGCTGGACAGAAGCACCTGGAGCATCTACAGTCCCTTGCCGGGTTCAACCTTATATGACGAATTAATTGCCGAGGGGAAAATTGAGCCCTATAAGCTGGATTTTGAACAAATTCATTTTACAAAAGCTTACGAAGGGATCAGCAATATTCAGCCCGAAAGATTGCAGGAATTATACAAGGAGATCAATGATTATTTCTATCAAAAAAATCAAACGACAGAGATTGATTAA
- a CDS encoding glycosyltransferase, which translates to MTTVSLCMIVKNEEDTLARCLNSVKEIVDEIIIVDTGSTDQTKEIAKEFSEKIYDFQWIEDFSAARNYSFSKATMDYIFWLDADDVILPEDGKKLKELKDSLDPAVDIVMMKYNTGFDAQGNVTFSYYRERLSKRSGNYKWYEPVHEYLLYGGKIISVEICVTHQKIHPAQPGRNIAIYEKIIAEGRELTPRGLYYFSRELKDHGRFQDAIKYFTDFLNSEKGWVEDNICACGELAKCYKAIGDNNNELPALLKSFEYAAPRAETCCQIGYFFKNKKNYEVAVFWFELATNLKKPKNSWGFVREDYWGYIPWIELCYCHYQLGHTEEARGYNDKAAEYKPDDPSVLYNQNFFNSLKES; encoded by the coding sequence ATGACAACAGTTAGTTTATGTATGATCGTGAAGAATGAAGAGGATACTCTGGCCAGATGTCTGAATTCTGTAAAAGAGATTGTAGATGAGATCATTATTGTCGATACCGGTTCAACGGATCAAACAAAAGAAATTGCCAAAGAATTCAGTGAAAAAATTTACGATTTCCAGTGGATCGAGGATTTTTCAGCCGCCAGAAATTATTCCTTTTCCAAAGCAACAATGGACTATATTTTTTGGCTTGATGCCGATGATGTAATTTTACCTGAGGACGGAAAAAAGCTGAAAGAACTCAAAGACAGCCTTGACCCCGCAGTGGATATTGTGATGATGAAATATAACACGGGTTTTGATGCTCAGGGAAACGTAACATTCAGCTATTACCGGGAAAGATTATCCAAGAGATCAGGCAATTACAAATGGTACGAACCGGTGCACGAATATCTGCTCTACGGAGGAAAGATCATCAGTGTTGAGATCTGTGTAACACATCAAAAAATACATCCCGCTCAACCGGGCAGAAATATTGCAATCTATGAAAAAATAATTGCGGAAGGCCGGGAATTAACGCCCCGGGGGCTTTACTATTTTTCCCGGGAATTAAAAGACCATGGCAGATTTCAGGATGCCATAAAATATTTTACCGATTTCCTGAATTCTGAAAAGGGTTGGGTTGAAGATAATATTTGTGCTTGCGGGGAACTTGCCAAATGTTACAAAGCGATAGGGGACAATAATAATGAGCTTCCGGCATTACTCAAAAGCTTTGAATATGCCGCACCCAGGGCTGAAACTTGCTGCCAGATCGGTTATTTTTTTAAAAATAAAAAGAATTATGAGGTAGCCGTCTTTTGGTTTGAACTGGCTACAAATCTAAAGAAACCTAAAAACAGCTGGGGATTTGTCCGGGAAGATTACTGGGGGTATATCCCTTGGATAGAATTGTGCTACTGTCATTACCAGCTGGGCCATACTGAAGAGGCAAGGGGTTATAATGACAAAGCCGCGGAATATAAGCCTGATGACCCCAGTGTTTTATATAACCAGAATTTCTTTAACAGCTTAAAAGAATCCTAG
- a CDS encoding MFS transporter, producing MIKEEEKERVMQNSRYKWIALSNTSLGVFMATLNGNIVLISLPAIFRGIEINPMAPGSTVYLLWLLMGYTVVTATLLVSFGRISDIFGRARLYNLGFAIFTAASILLVFTPGKGNTGAAELVVLRLLQGVGAGFLFSNSTAILTDAFPPHQRGTAMGLNQILGIGGSLVGLVAGGLLADIHWRLVFLITVPVGLAGTVWAYLKLRDTGTVSQRQKIDWLGNGTFAVGLTILLLALTYGIMPYGQEKMGWGNPLVISGIMIGIILIIAFIYIELHTETPMFRLELFKIRAFAAGNLSLFLSSIARGGLQFMLIIWLQGIWLPLHGYSFEQTPLWAGIYMLPMMLGFFIIGPISGFLSDRYGARGFATTGMLISALAFILLTLLPANFNYLPFVIILLLAGVGMGMFAAPNTTAIMNTVPPEHRGASSGMRATLQNTGSALSMTLYFSILIIGLAHHLPAAMYQGLINAGVPAAAAAQVANLPPTGALFAAFLGYNPMAQLLPAAVLNQLPQASQQLVLGKLFFPELIAPAVMSSLHIAFYISTALSLIAAVASFLRGKKGLAVE from the coding sequence ATGATTAAAGAGGAAGAAAAGGAACGTGTCATGCAAAATTCAAGATATAAATGGATCGCCTTATCCAATACATCATTAGGTGTTTTTATGGCTACTCTGAATGGAAATATTGTTTTAATTTCCCTGCCCGCTATTTTCAGGGGGATTGAAATCAATCCAATGGCTCCCGGGAGTACGGTGTACTTACTCTGGCTTCTGATGGGTTACACAGTGGTGACGGCAACCCTTTTGGTTTCTTTTGGCCGGATCTCCGATATTTTTGGACGCGCTCGGCTGTATAACTTGGGTTTTGCTATCTTTACCGCGGCTTCCATATTGCTGGTTTTTACCCCCGGAAAAGGAAATACGGGGGCGGCCGAATTGGTGGTCTTGCGGCTGCTGCAAGGTGTCGGCGCCGGATTTTTGTTTTCCAACAGTACGGCGATTCTTACAGACGCTTTTCCGCCCCACCAGAGAGGAACCGCCATGGGACTGAATCAAATCCTGGGGATCGGGGGTTCTCTGGTGGGATTAGTTGCTGGAGGCCTTTTAGCTGATATTCATTGGCGGCTGGTCTTTTTGATTACTGTTCCGGTGGGTTTGGCCGGTACGGTTTGGGCTTATCTTAAACTGCGGGATACAGGGACAGTATCGCAACGACAGAAAATAGACTGGCTGGGCAATGGAACATTTGCTGTTGGCCTGACGATTCTTCTGTTGGCTCTGACCTACGGGATCATGCCCTACGGTCAGGAAAAAATGGGCTGGGGCAATCCGCTGGTGATTTCCGGTATCATGATCGGAATCATCCTGATCATTGCCTTTATCTATATTGAACTGCATACTGAAACCCCTATGTTCCGTTTGGAATTGTTTAAGATCAGAGCTTTCGCGGCAGGGAACCTGAGTCTGTTTCTGTCCTCCATTGCACGCGGCGGGCTGCAATTTATGCTGATCATCTGGTTACAGGGGATTTGGCTGCCGCTCCATGGTTACAGCTTTGAACAGACACCTTTATGGGCGGGAATTTATATGCTTCCGATGATGCTGGGCTTCTTTATCATTGGTCCGATAAGCGGTTTTTTGTCTGACCGTTATGGTGCCCGCGGCTTCGCTACAACAGGTATGCTGATATCGGCATTAGCCTTTATCCTTTTGACTCTTTTGCCTGCAAATTTCAACTATCTCCCCTTTGTCATCATCCTGCTCCTTGCCGGTGTGGGGATGGGAATGTTCGCCGCCCCCAATACAACTGCTATTATGAATACTGTTCCCCCGGAACACCGGGGAGCTTCCTCCGGAATGCGGGCTACTCTGCAAAACACAGGATCTGCTTTAAGTATGACATTATATTTTAGTATTTTGATCATCGGTTTGGCTCACCATCTGCCTGCTGCGATGTACCAGGGACTGATCAACGCGGGGGTGCCCGCCGCAGCCGCTGCGCAAGTGGCCAACCTGCCGCCGACCGGAGCTTTATTTGCTGCTTTCTTAGGATATAATCCTATGGCTCAGCTTCTTCCGGCTGCGGTTCTGAACCAATTGCCCCAGGCCAGTCAGCAGCTGGTTCTGGGCAAGCTGTTTTTTCCGGAATTGATTGCGCCTGCGGTGATGTCCAGTTTGCACATTGCCTTTTACATTTCAACGGCATTATCCCTTATCGCAGCAGTCGCATCATTTTTACGGGGCAAGAAAGGATTAGCGGTTGAGTAG
- a CDS encoding DUF3793 family protein, whose amino-acid sequence MNKAILEQFNQYLNKREDDEYLFMKIAFQAAPTLVNIKPSSLIALSNHSRDILNIWEEQKDRICSRLNVYYFELLKSENHISILFYQRNKIVQTLEKTENKDFLKNMGYCIGNLEDILQRLKKRFQEKFPHEIGIFLGYPLEDVKGFIEYQGTSFLLCGYWKVYHNPEQALKVFRKYDLARMRYLLELMTQ is encoded by the coding sequence ATGAACAAAGCTATTCTGGAACAATTTAACCAGTATTTGAACAAGCGGGAGGATGATGAGTACTTGTTCATGAAGATTGCTTTTCAGGCCGCACCAACTCTGGTCAATATCAAGCCTTCTTCATTAATTGCCTTGAGCAATCATTCTCGAGACATATTGAATATTTGGGAAGAGCAAAAAGACAGGATTTGCAGCAGGCTGAATGTCTATTATTTTGAGCTGCTCAAATCTGAAAACCATATCAGTATTCTTTTCTATCAGAGAAATAAAATCGTACAGACGCTGGAGAAAACGGAAAATAAGGATTTTTTGAAAAACATGGGATATTGTATAGGGAATTTAGAAGATATTCTGCAACGGTTAAAAAAGAGGTTTCAGGAAAAGTTCCCGCACGAAATCGGAATATTTTTGGGGTACCCATTAGAAGATGTAAAAGGTTTTATTGAATATCAAGGGACAAGTTTTCTGTTATGCGGGTACTGGAAAGTTTATCATAATCCGGAACAAGCGCTTAAAGTGTTCCGCAAATATGATCTGGCCAGAATGAGGTATCTCTTGGAATTGATGACGCAATAG
- the metK gene encoding methionine adenosyltransferase: protein MLKKLFTSESVTEGHPDKICDQISDAVLDAVLAKDPNGRVACEVSVTTGLVLVAGEITTNTYVDISRIARETIRKIGYDRAKYGFDADTCAIITSLDEQSPDIARGVDQALESRTGELQEEEIEATGAGDQGMMFGFACDETPELLPLPISLAHKLVRKLAEVRKDGTLKYLRPDGKSQVTVEYDGDKPVRIDTIVISTQHSPEVDHDTIEKDIIAQVIKPVIPIELIDTKTKFLINPTGRFVVGGPHGDAGVTGRKIIVDTYGGYSRHGGGAFSGKDPTKVDRSGAYAARYVAKNIVAAGLARKVEVQLAYAIGVARPVSILVDTFGTATVPEEKIQELVNKNFDLRPAGIIKSLNLRRPIYGQTAAYGHFGRTDLDLPWEKTDKAESLKNQSAGFQQE, encoded by the coding sequence ATGCTTAAAAAATTATTTACCTCAGAATCAGTGACCGAAGGACATCCGGATAAAATCTGCGATCAGATTTCCGACGCCGTTCTGGATGCGGTACTGGCGAAAGACCCGAACGGCAGGGTAGCCTGCGAGGTTTCGGTGACGACCGGATTGGTACTGGTCGCCGGAGAAATCACCACAAATACCTATGTCGATATTTCCAGAATTGCCAGAGAGACCATACGTAAAATCGGCTATGACAGGGCCAAATATGGGTTTGATGCCGATACTTGCGCAATCATTACTTCCTTAGACGAGCAGTCTCCCGATATTGCCCGGGGCGTTGATCAGGCCCTGGAGTCCCGAACAGGTGAGCTGCAGGAGGAGGAAATAGAAGCAACCGGGGCGGGGGATCAGGGAATGATGTTTGGCTTTGCCTGCGATGAGACCCCGGAATTATTGCCCCTGCCGATTTCCCTGGCCCATAAATTGGTCCGAAAGCTTGCTGAAGTCAGAAAAGACGGGACGCTAAAATATCTCAGGCCTGACGGGAAATCTCAGGTTACGGTAGAATATGATGGCGATAAGCCGGTAAGGATCGATACCATTGTGATCTCTACCCAGCATAGTCCTGAGGTGGATCATGACACCATCGAAAAAGATATCATTGCCCAGGTGATCAAACCTGTTATTCCGATAGAGCTGATTGACACCAAAACGAAATTTCTGATTAATCCGACAGGCCGTTTCGTTGTCGGCGGCCCGCATGGGGATGCGGGAGTAACGGGACGTAAAATTATTGTGGATACCTATGGCGGGTATTCCCGGCATGGCGGCGGCGCGTTTTCCGGGAAAGATCCGACAAAGGTTGACCGCTCAGGCGCCTATGCGGCGAGATATGTGGCGAAAAATATTGTCGCAGCCGGTCTGGCCCGTAAAGTGGAAGTGCAGCTTGCTTATGCAATCGGAGTGGCCAGGCCTGTTTCCATACTGGTCGATACCTTTGGCACCGCAACGGTTCCGGAAGAAAAAATTCAGGAGCTGGTAAACAAAAATTTTGATTTGCGGCCTGCCGGGATCATAAAAAGCCTGAATTTGAGAAGGCCGATTTATGGACAAACCGCGGCTTACGGGCATTTCGGAAGAACAGACCTCGATCTTCCCTGGGAAAAAACCGATAAGGCGGAATCATTAAAAAATCAAAGCGCCGGTTTTCAGCAGGAATAA
- a CDS encoding aliphatic sulfonate ABC transporter substrate-binding protein has translation MKKRTGIISALLLTIGVLMTGCGNQTSETAGEAAKTAGVSVKEIRIATQPIPQYAPIFVAKKKGWLEEELKKAGVTAKWSSFESGPPMNESFASGGQDIGLLGDTAAIIPRAAGQDTRIIGIASSSPQALAILVRKDSPITSPKDLKGKKVSVVKGSYAHHLLSLVLKNNGLTTDDIKFINMTQGDTATALTTGDIDAGTVWEPVITKLLDNGTARVLADGTGIKNGLLVSVATNKFAAQNPELIKIYLKAYQRGAEYIQANLKEASQLIAEDVKLSPEQLEKVLAKFDFNPAIKPEDIAELKKSEEFMKSAALINNDVDIDTFVDTTYSKAAGIQ, from the coding sequence ATGAAAAAGAGAACAGGAATCATTTCAGCACTGTTGCTTACAATCGGAGTATTGATGACAGGCTGCGGGAACCAAACTTCGGAGACAGCGGGTGAAGCCGCTAAAACGGCCGGTGTTTCCGTAAAGGAAATCAGGATTGCCACTCAGCCCATCCCCCAATATGCCCCGATCTTTGTCGCCAAGAAAAAGGGATGGCTGGAAGAAGAACTGAAAAAAGCCGGGGTTACGGCCAAATGGAGTTCTTTTGAATCCGGGCCGCCGATGAATGAATCATTTGCTTCCGGCGGTCAGGATATCGGGCTGCTCGGTGATACGGCGGCAATCATACCGAGGGCTGCCGGTCAGGACACCCGCATTATCGGGATCGCCTCTTCCAGCCCCCAGGCATTGGCCATACTTGTGCGGAAAGATTCCCCGATAACCTCCCCCAAGGATCTGAAAGGGAAGAAGGTTTCCGTCGTCAAGGGTTCCTATGCCCATCATCTTTTGAGCCTGGTCCTCAAAAATAATGGACTGACCACCGATGACATCAAATTCATTAATATGACCCAGGGAGATACCGCGACCGCTTTGACCACGGGTGATATTGACGCGGGAACGGTATGGGAGCCTGTCATTACAAAATTATTGGATAACGGGACAGCGAGGGTTTTGGCAGACGGTACGGGGATAAAGAACGGTCTCCTGGTCAGCGTTGCGACGAACAAATTCGCTGCGCAAAACCCGGAGCTGATCAAAATATATCTCAAGGCTTATCAGCGCGGCGCCGAATATATTCAGGCAAACCTGAAAGAAGCCTCGCAATTGATCGCGGAGGATGTCAAATTATCGCCGGAGCAGCTGGAAAAAGTGCTGGCTAAATTTGACTTCAATCCGGCCATAAAACCTGAGGATATCGCGGAACTAAAAAAGAGCGAAGAGTTCATGAAAAGCGCGGCCTTGATTAACAATGATGTGGATATTGATACTTTTGTTGATACGACCTATTCCAAAGCGGCAGGGATTCAGTAA
- a CDS encoding glycosyltransferase, with product MKEIDSAVKEILKIYGLSGLIPDEQKTGSASYPPPFISYITFNRLGLTIKNLNNILDSDEDFEMHIIDCNSKDNTWDYINSLQDKRIKSKTQFKLNLGPIYAANFNLAKRRPDQYFIAIDSDVYIKTKNWISRFMEVFEAFPDVGLLGVTRDNPYPRHMPPIIPKISGNAAYLELRDAQIDGIMDFIPGSLQVLRPELFTEIGYWSEENGYGDAELSPRVTHYTSFKAGFVTTVEIDMTQSIGCAQCQGQEICTLNKSDQTCYMLSKKSNVNDSFASKFKWKYLETFKELSEGNRTAYCASISDPVSIVEHKYNMVWASENFEHYISRSN from the coding sequence ATGAAAGAAATAGACTCTGCCGTTAAAGAAATTCTAAAAATATATGGATTAAGCGGCCTCATACCGGATGAACAAAAAACCGGATCTGCTTCATATCCTCCTCCGTTTATTAGTTATATCACCTTCAACCGTCTTGGCTTGACCATAAAAAATTTAAACAATATTCTTGATTCCGACGAAGACTTTGAGATGCATATTATCGATTGCAATTCCAAAGACAACACCTGGGATTATATCAATAGCCTGCAGGATAAAAGAATCAAGTCTAAAACCCAGTTCAAGTTAAATCTCGGACCAATTTATGCCGCCAACTTTAATTTAGCCAAAAGAAGACCTGATCAGTACTTTATTGCGATAGACAGTGATGTTTATATTAAAACAAAAAACTGGATATCACGCTTTATGGAGGTCTTTGAGGCTTTTCCTGATGTTGGTCTTTTAGGGGTAACAAGAGACAACCCTTATCCGAGACACATGCCGCCCATCATCCCTAAGATAAGTGGGAATGCCGCCTATCTGGAGCTGAGAGATGCCCAGATCGACGGAATAATGGACTTCATTCCCGGAAGCCTGCAAGTCCTCAGACCGGAACTGTTTACAGAAATAGGCTATTGGAGTGAAGAAAACGGGTATGGGGATGCCGAGCTTTCCCCCAGGGTAACCCACTACACTTCTTTTAAGGCCGGGTTTGTCACGACAGTAGAGATTGATATGACCCAGTCGATCGGCTGTGCCCAGTGTCAGGGACAAGAAATCTGCACCTTAAATAAAAGCGATCAGACATGCTATATGCTTAGCAAAAAATCTAATGTCAACGATTCCTTTGCCAGTAAATTCAAATGGAAATACCTTGAAACGTTCAAGGAACTTTCGGAAGGAAACAGGACTGCCTATTGTGCTTCAATTAGTGATCCCGTCTCCATTGTCGAGCATAAATATAATATGGTCTGGGCAAGTGAAAATTTTGAACACTATATCAGCAGATCAAACTAG
- a CDS encoding divergent polysaccharide deacetylase family protein, translating into MKMRILILPRRPLLIFLSFILLSLFAGSALLINRSQDLTAGNLSNDSDEAVNAGKGKPKIAVIIDDFGEARDGVNEIMKIKKHLTFAVMPFLTYTTSDATEAHKRGYEVIVHMPMQSQTVDNINWLGRRPIMLKTSNDEIKKIAKESIDSVPHAVGVNIHMGSLASQNERVISNVMEVVKARNLYFVDSRTTPNTVCKAVAKRFGVKFLQRNIFLEHSSKTKGYIEGQLVEAGELALKEGYAVVIGHVGAEGGAITAQVLEEMIPKLESKGIEFVYASELLK; encoded by the coding sequence ATGAAAATGCGAATACTTATTCTTCCTAGAAGACCTTTATTGATTTTTCTATCGTTTATTCTTTTATCTCTGTTTGCCGGGTCCGCCCTGTTGATCAATCGCAGTCAGGATTTGACTGCGGGCAACCTGAGTAATGATTCTGATGAGGCTGTTAACGCCGGTAAAGGGAAACCGAAGATTGCTGTCATCATTGACGACTTTGGCGAAGCCAGGGACGGGGTCAATGAGATCATGAAGATCAAAAAACATTTGACATTTGCTGTGATGCCTTTTTTGACTTACACCACAAGTGATGCGACTGAAGCGCATAAACGGGGATATGAAGTGATCGTACATATGCCGATGCAATCTCAGACAGTCGATAATATAAACTGGCTTGGCCGAAGGCCGATTATGCTGAAAACAAGCAATGACGAGATTAAAAAGATTGCCAAAGAATCCATTGATTCGGTACCTCATGCTGTAGGGGTAAACATCCATATGGGATCACTGGCCAGTCAAAATGAAAGAGTGATATCCAACGTCATGGAAGTCGTTAAAGCGAGAAATCTTTACTTTGTAGACAGCAGAACCACACCAAATACTGTTTGTAAGGCTGTAGCCAAACGTTTTGGGGTCAAATTCTTACAAAGAAATATTTTCTTGGAACATTCCTCAAAAACGAAGGGTTATATAGAAGGTCAGTTGGTTGAGGCAGGAGAACTAGCCTTGAAAGAAGGCTATGCGGTTGTTATCGGACACGTTGGGGCAGAAGGAGGAGCAATTACGGCTCAAGTGCTGGAAGAGATGATACCAAAATTGGAAAGCAAGGGGATTGAATTTGTTTACGCTTCCGAGCTTTTAAAATAA
- a CDS encoding MerR family transcriptional regulator, whose product MDRLKIDQVALQSGLTKRTIRYYEEIGLLPPPQRSGGGIRYYTEEHITLLKKIKYAKDALGFSLQELQHFISFSNIIESQKAGYKQLSERTEQKEKLIEIINTLNEEINLIEQRILKIEHFRHDLIEMKERAQAHVERIEREEKQEGK is encoded by the coding sequence GTGGACAGGTTGAAAATAGACCAGGTGGCCTTACAAAGCGGGCTGACAAAACGAACAATCAGGTATTACGAAGAGATAGGGCTATTACCCCCGCCTCAACGCAGCGGGGGAGGGATCAGGTATTATACTGAGGAACATATTACATTGCTGAAAAAAATAAAGTATGCCAAAGATGCCCTGGGATTTTCCCTGCAAGAGCTGCAGCATTTCATCTCATTCAGCAATATCATCGAATCTCAAAAAGCAGGCTATAAACAGTTATCTGAACGGACCGAACAAAAGGAAAAACTAATCGAGATTATTAATACGCTAAATGAAGAGATAAACCTGATTGAACAAAGAATCCTGAAAATTGAACATTTTCGCCATGATTTGATAGAGATGAAAGAACGGGCCCAAGCCCATGTTGAACGAATAGAGCGGGAGGAGAAGCAGGAAGGAAAATAA